From a region of the Oryza sativa Japonica Group chromosome 6, ASM3414082v1 genome:
- the LOC4340179 gene encoding GDSL esterase/lipase At5g45920, which translates to MRPSIVLFGDSITEEAFGEGGWGAHLANHYSRSADVVLRGYSGYNTRWAAMVAARAVVAGAAGAAAPPAAVTVCFGANDASLPGRASALQHVPLPEYRDNLRAICALLAAAWPSVVVILITPPPVHDAARVRYQYGGDCAGLPERTNESAGAYARACVEVAAECGLRVIDIWSKMQRFPGWESSFLRDGLHLTPRGNRVVFEEVVFALKDASLGLEALPADLPLFCDMDPNNPVKSFDE; encoded by the exons ATGAGGCCGTCGATCGTGCTGTTCGGGGACTCGATCACGGAGGAGGCGTTCGGGGAGGGAGGGTGGGGCGCGCACCTGGCCAACCACTACTCGCGCTCCGCCGACGTCGTGCTGCGCGGGTACAGCGGCTACAACACGCGGTGGGCGGCCATggtcgccgcgcgcgccgtcgtcgccggcgcggcgggggcggcggcgccgccggccgccgtcaccGTCTGCTTCGGCGCCAACGacgcctccctccccggccgcgCCAGCGCGCTCCAGCACGTCCCGCTCCCGGAGTACAGGGACAACCTCCGCGCCATctgcgccctcctcgccgccgcctggccctccgtcgtcgtcatcctcatCACCCCGCCGCCCGTCCACGACGCCGCCCGTGTCCG GTACCAGTACGGCGGCGATTGCGCCGGCTTGCCGGAGAGGACGAACGAGTCGGCCGGCGCGTACGCGCGCGCCTGCgtcgaggtggcggcggagtgCGGGCTGAGGGTCATCGACATCTGGTCCAAGATGCAGCGATTCCCCGGCTGGGAGAGCTCATTCTTGAG GGACGGGCTGCACCTGACGCCGCGCGGGAACAGGGTGGTGTTCGAGGAGGTGGTGTTCGCGCTCAAGGACGCCAGCCTTGGCCTCGAAGCGCTCCCTGCCGACCTGCCGCTCTTCTGCGACATGGATCCAAACAACCCCGTCAAGTCCTTCGACGAATGA